A window of the Terriglobia bacterium genome harbors these coding sequences:
- a CDS encoding DUF86 domain-containing protein: protein MKDPRVLVLHALECIERVERFTAAGESEFRGNDLIQGAVLHNLQTMAQSIMQLPDAFKASHREVDWRSLVGFRNVLVHDYLGISVPRVWDIVQNDLPAVKVALEAMRRELENA from the coding sequence GTGAAAGATCCCCGTGTTCTCGTTCTGCACGCGCTGGAGTGCATCGAGCGTGTTGAGAGGTTCACCGCCGCCGGCGAGAGCGAGTTCCGTGGCAACGATCTGATTCAGGGGGCCGTTCTCCACAACCTGCAAACGATGGCTCAGTCCATCATGCAATTGCCCGATGCGTTCAAGGCGAGCCACCGGGAGGTCGACTGGCGGAGTCTCGTTGGCTTCAGAAACGTCCTCGTGCACGATTACTTGGGGATCAGCGTGCCGCGTGTGTGGGACATCGTGCAGAACGACCTCCCGGCGGTCAAGGTCGCTTTGGAGGCGATGCGTCGCGAGCTCGAAAACGCGTGA